A window of the Streptomyces formicae genome harbors these coding sequences:
- a CDS encoding aldo/keto reductase: MRYRTLGGTGIEVSTYCLGAMMFGSVGNPDHDDCVRIINTALDQGINFVDTADMYSAGESEEIVGKALRGRRDEVVLATKVHFQMGEGRNRSGNSRRWILTEVEESLRRLGTDWIDLYQVHRPDHSTDVEETLSVLGDLVREGKIRAFGCSTFPAEQIVEAHHVAERRALPRFRTEQPPYSVLARGVETSVLPVCRRYGMGVLTWAPLASGFLTGKYRKGGPIDLTTGRAALTPARFDPAIPTNAAKLDAVEQLVELAEEIGCSLPELAVAFAAAHPAVTSVIIGPRTQAQLEGLLKGAPLTLDDAVLDRIDAIVPPGADVYRPDGVWRPPSLTDTALRRRPVAERAAA; this comes from the coding sequence ATGCGTTACCGCACCCTCGGTGGCACCGGCATCGAAGTCAGTACGTACTGCCTCGGTGCCATGATGTTCGGCTCCGTCGGGAACCCCGACCACGACGACTGCGTACGGATCATCAACACCGCGCTCGACCAGGGGATCAACTTCGTCGACACGGCGGACATGTACTCGGCGGGCGAGTCCGAGGAGATCGTGGGGAAGGCGCTGCGGGGGCGGCGCGACGAGGTCGTGCTCGCGACCAAGGTGCACTTCCAGATGGGCGAGGGCCGCAACCGGAGCGGGAACTCGCGGCGGTGGATCCTCACGGAGGTGGAGGAGAGCCTCAGGCGGCTGGGGACCGACTGGATCGATCTGTACCAGGTGCACCGGCCCGACCACTCGACCGACGTCGAGGAGACGCTCTCCGTCCTGGGTGATCTGGTGCGCGAGGGGAAGATCCGGGCCTTCGGCTGCTCCACCTTCCCGGCCGAGCAGATCGTCGAGGCGCATCACGTCGCCGAGCGCCGGGCGCTCCCCCGATTCAGGACCGAGCAACCGCCGTACTCGGTCCTTGCGCGCGGGGTCGAAACCTCCGTGCTGCCGGTCTGCAGGCGGTACGGCATGGGCGTCCTGACCTGGGCTCCGCTGGCCTCCGGTTTCCTGACCGGCAAGTACCGCAAGGGCGGCCCGATCGACCTGACCACGGGCCGGGCCGCGCTCACGCCGGCCCGCTTCGATCCGGCGATCCCCACGAACGCCGCCAAGCTCGATGCCGTCGAGCAACTCGTCGAGCTCGCGGAGGAGATCGGCTGCTCGCTGCCCGAGCTGGCGGTCGCGTTCGCCGCCGCGCATCCCGCCGTCACGTCGGTGATCATCGGTCCGCGGACGCAGGCCCAGCTGGAAGGGCTGCTGAAGGGCGCCCCGCTCACTCTCGACGACGCCGTCCTCGACCGGATCGACGCGATCGTGCCGCCGGGGGCCGACGTCTACCGTCCGGACGGCGTCTGGCGGCCGCCGTCGCTGACCGACACCGCGCTGCGCCGCCGTCCGGTCGCGGAGCGCGCGGCGGCGTAG
- a CDS encoding SDR family oxidoreductase, with protein MAQPLVVVTGASHGIGRAVAAAFAAERHPLLLVSRHPTPLDGLPCEQIATAAVDVSDYAALEAAIRAAEALHGPTECLVNCAGFLRIGALETRDPADMSYEVDVLLKGVLNGIRAVLGDMKARNSGTIINLSSVGDRAPGPDGEVYHACKAALRSLAGSLQKGQANNGIRVTNVAPGFVRTNIHAEMGISFDEYCERLGNPDFISAEELADIVMFCWKQPQRICVRDIVVMPTSSDFG; from the coding sequence ATGGCACAGCCACTTGTCGTGGTGACCGGGGCGAGTCACGGCATCGGCAGGGCTGTCGCGGCGGCCTTCGCGGCCGAGCGGCATCCCCTGCTCCTGGTCTCGCGGCATCCCACACCGCTGGACGGGCTGCCCTGCGAGCAGATCGCCACGGCCGCCGTCGACGTCTCCGACTACGCGGCGCTCGAAGCGGCGATCCGCGCCGCCGAGGCCCTGCACGGCCCCACCGAATGCCTCGTCAACTGCGCGGGCTTCCTGCGCATCGGCGCGCTGGAGACCCGGGACCCGGCGGACATGTCGTACGAGGTTGACGTGCTCCTCAAGGGCGTACTCAACGGCATCCGCGCCGTACTGGGGGACATGAAGGCCCGCAACAGCGGCACGATCATCAACCTGAGCTCGGTCGGCGACCGCGCGCCCGGCCCCGACGGCGAGGTCTACCACGCCTGCAAGGCCGCGCTGCGTTCGCTCGCCGGCTCTCTCCAGAAGGGCCAGGCGAACAACGGCATCCGCGTCACCAATGTGGCCCCCGGCTTCGTCAGGACCAACATCCACGCCGAGATGGGCATCAGCTTCGACGAATACTGCGAACGCCTCGGCAATCCGGACTTCATCAGCGCCGAGGAGCTCGCCGACATCGTCATGTTCTGCTGGAAGCAGCCGCAGCGGATCTGCGTGCGCGACATCGTGGTCATGCCGACGAGCTCCGACTTCGGCTGA
- a CDS encoding oxidoreductase: MDLELTDKVAVVTGGSKGIGLAVAEAFAREGARVVVGSRAETAELAAVRERYDVGFVPGDLSTAEGAEALVRAAVERHGGVDVLVNNVGATEARGDFLAIDDTQWQRGFEVNFFSAVRASRAALPHLLAGGGGAIVNLSSINARMPFPAVVDYSAAKAALSSLTKALSEEFAPRGVRVNAIAPGPVRTPFWTAPGGFAETVAAQAGTTAQQAVDEVVPRQWGISTGRFTEPQEVADLAVFLASARAANITGAEFVIDGGQIKTT, translated from the coding sequence ATGGATCTGGAGCTCACCGACAAGGTCGCCGTCGTCACCGGCGGCAGCAAGGGCATCGGCCTGGCCGTCGCCGAGGCGTTCGCGCGGGAGGGTGCGCGGGTGGTCGTCGGCAGCCGGGCCGAGACGGCGGAGCTCGCCGCGGTGCGGGAGAGGTACGACGTGGGCTTCGTGCCCGGGGACCTGAGCACCGCCGAGGGCGCGGAGGCGCTGGTGCGGGCGGCGGTGGAGCGGCACGGTGGGGTCGATGTGCTGGTGAACAACGTCGGCGCCACCGAGGCCCGCGGCGACTTTCTCGCGATCGACGACACGCAGTGGCAGCGGGGCTTCGAGGTGAACTTTTTCAGCGCGGTCCGTGCGAGCCGGGCCGCGCTGCCGCATCTGCTCGCGGGCGGCGGCGGGGCGATCGTCAATCTCAGTTCCATCAACGCGCGGATGCCCTTTCCCGCCGTGGTGGACTACTCGGCGGCCAAGGCGGCGCTGAGCAGTCTCACCAAGGCGCTGTCGGAGGAGTTCGCGCCGCGCGGCGTACGCGTGAACGCCATCGCCCCGGGGCCGGTCCGCACCCCCTTCTGGACCGCCCCCGGAGGATTCGCCGAGACCGTCGCCGCCCAGGCCGGCACCACCGCGCAGCAGGCGGTCGACGAGGTGGTGCCCCGGCAGTGGGGCATCTCCACCGGACGGTTCACCGAACCGCAGGAGGTCGCCGACCTCGCGGTCTTTCTGGCCTCCGCCCGCGCCGCGAACATCACCGGTGCCGAATTCGTCATCGACGGCGGCCAGATCAAGACCACCTGA
- a CDS encoding O-methyltransferase translates to MSNDRWNAVDTYFTDHLAPADEALTAALEASDAAGLPQIAVAANQGKLLHLLALVQGARRILEIGTLGAYSTIWLARALPSDGQLVSLEYNPAHAEVARANLARAGLDKLVEVRVGAALDSLGALEAEGAGPFDLFFIDADKVNNPNYVEWAVKLSRPGSLIIVDNVVREGAVADTASEDPAVVATRRMVELVGEHPRLTATAVQTVGVRGYDGFLLARVQG, encoded by the coding sequence ATGTCCAATGACCGATGGAACGCCGTAGACACGTACTTCACCGACCATCTCGCCCCCGCCGACGAGGCGTTGACCGCCGCGCTCGAAGCGAGTGACGCCGCCGGGCTGCCGCAGATCGCCGTCGCCGCCAACCAGGGCAAGCTGCTGCATCTGCTCGCCCTCGTGCAGGGCGCCCGCAGGATTCTGGAGATCGGCACGCTCGGGGCGTACAGCACGATCTGGCTGGCCCGCGCGCTGCCCTCGGACGGGCAGTTGGTCTCGCTGGAGTACAACCCGGCCCACGCGGAGGTGGCCCGTGCGAACCTCGCGCGTGCCGGGCTCGACAAGCTCGTCGAGGTACGGGTCGGCGCGGCGCTCGACTCGCTGGGCGCGCTGGAGGCGGAGGGCGCGGGTCCGTTCGATCTGTTCTTCATCGACGCGGACAAGGTCAACAACCCCAACTACGTGGAGTGGGCGGTGAAGCTGTCCCGCCCCGGCAGCCTGATCATCGTCGACAACGTCGTGCGCGAGGGCGCCGTGGCGGACACGGCGAGCGAGGACCCGGCCGTCGTCGCCACCCGCCGCATGGTCGAGCTCGTCGGGGAGCACCCGAGGCTCACCGCGACGGCGGTGCAGACGGTGGGCGTGCGGGGGTACGACGGCTTCCTGCTGGCCCGGGTGCAGGGCTGA
- a CDS encoding antibiotic biosynthesis monooxygenase family protein, translating into MSVVKINVLTVPAEQREVLEKRFGARAGVVESSDGFEWFELLRPVEGTDKYLVYTRWRDEASFTAWMEGPMKAAHQGQGGQGQGQGGPGQGQGGGEGGDRPRPAASDSTLWSFEVVQQAGPKPA; encoded by the coding sequence ATGAGCGTAGTCAAGATCAACGTCCTGACCGTCCCCGCCGAGCAGCGCGAGGTCCTGGAGAAGCGCTTCGGTGCCCGCGCCGGGGTGGTGGAGTCGTCCGACGGCTTCGAGTGGTTCGAGCTGCTGCGCCCCGTCGAGGGCACCGACAAGTACCTCGTCTACACGCGCTGGCGTGACGAGGCGTCCTTCACCGCGTGGATGGAGGGCCCGATGAAGGCCGCGCACCAGGGCCAGGGCGGCCAGGGCCAGGGTCAGGGCGGCCCCGGTCAGGGTCAGGGCGGCGGCGAGGGCGGCGACCGCCCCAGGCCCGCGGCCAGCGACTCCACCCTGTGGTCGTTCGAGGTCGTCCAGCAGGCCGGGCCCAAGCCGGCCTGA
- a CDS encoding GNAT family N-acetyltransferase, with translation MPTWSVRPERFDTPDATALRRDYYHDVASSYWKRPATEAEIDEGLRGDGVEQLAAPTGEFVVGRYGGAPGACGGVLLLDPERAELTRVYVRPGFRGTGGGGVLLAALEEAARRLGAQRMVLNTRLDLTEARRLYARHGFAEIPAYCEGPYMDVWYGKELYDSARVRA, from the coding sequence ATGCCCACCTGGTCCGTACGCCCCGAGCGCTTCGACACCCCCGACGCCACCGCCCTGCGCCGCGACTACTACCACGACGTCGCGAGCAGCTACTGGAAGCGGCCCGCGACCGAGGCCGAGATCGACGAAGGGCTCAGGGGCGATGGCGTGGAACAACTCGCTGCCCCCACCGGCGAGTTCGTCGTCGGCCGGTACGGCGGGGCGCCCGGTGCCTGCGGCGGGGTGCTGCTCCTGGACCCGGAGCGGGCCGAGCTGACGCGGGTGTATGTCCGCCCCGGCTTCCGCGGGACGGGCGGCGGCGGTGTGCTGCTCGCCGCGCTGGAGGAAGCGGCGCGGCGCCTCGGGGCGCAGCGGATGGTGCTCAACACCCGGCTGGACCTCACCGAGGCGCGGCGGCTGTACGCGAGGCACGGGTTCGCGGAGATCCCGGCGTACTGCGAGGGCCCGTACATGGATGTCTGGTACGGCAAGGAGCTGTACGACTCCGCACGCGTACGCGCCTGA
- a CDS encoding maleylpyruvate isomerase family mycothiol-dependent enzyme, protein MPEGLADAIRGTAEEIGALLRGAGDTGAPVPGSQWTVGEAAAHLAQANELMADIVAGHERDHGDGTPQSLAAANERALAAFDERAAGPLAAMIVEQAEAFLIAVDRGAAQERAAQGALNTPMGPMDGAVLGSYLLTHMLGHGYDLARALHRPHMIDRARVPLTLPFLITALPRVVNPAATAGLTAGYAIRLRGGGAFGAGFTDGALTAVSPQPPSRPDCTILTEPVAFLLMALGRRGPWGAMARGGVFAWGRKPWLAPRFPTLFTAP, encoded by the coding sequence CTGCCGGAGGGGCTCGCTGACGCGATACGCGGCACCGCCGAGGAGATAGGCGCGCTGCTGCGCGGGGCCGGCGACACGGGCGCTCCGGTGCCGGGGTCGCAGTGGACCGTGGGGGAGGCGGCGGCGCATCTCGCGCAGGCCAACGAACTGATGGCGGACATCGTGGCCGGGCACGAGCGCGACCACGGGGACGGCACCCCGCAGAGCCTGGCCGCGGCCAATGAACGCGCGCTCGCCGCGTTCGACGAGCGCGCCGCGGGACCGCTGGCCGCGATGATCGTGGAGCAGGCCGAGGCGTTCCTCATCGCGGTGGACCGGGGCGCGGCGCAAGAGCGGGCGGCGCAGGGGGCGCTCAACACCCCTATGGGCCCGATGGACGGGGCCGTACTCGGCTCGTACCTGCTGACGCACATGCTCGGCCACGGCTACGACCTCGCCCGCGCGCTGCACCGCCCGCACATGATCGACCGCGCCCGGGTCCCGCTGACCCTGCCCTTCCTGATCACGGCCCTGCCGCGGGTCGTGAACCCCGCCGCCACCGCCGGCCTGACGGCCGGCTACGCGATCCGCCTGCGCGGCGGCGGCGCGTTCGGCGCCGGCTTCACCGACGGCGCGCTCACGGCCGTGTCCCCGCAGCCGCCGAGCCGCCCGGACTGCACCATCCTCACCGAGCCGGTCGCCTTCCTCCTCATGGCCCTCGGCCGCCGCGGGCCGTGGGGCGCGATGGCCCGGGGCGGGGTGTTCGCCTGGGGCCGCAAGCCGTGGCTCGCGCCCCGCTTCCCCACGCTGTTCACCGCGCCCTGA
- a CDS encoding DUF6114 domain-containing protein, producing the protein MDLRDRCAGARREFRTWRGQRPFWAGLFTFAAGVPVLCFPYVNLGLGGVPLALTTSAGAGSLIIGVLLPVLGVTLWFHREVRVFAGVAAILLALVSFPVANLGGLLLGLFSGLVGGSLACAWEPPDRRCSCQGPRCLVGYRGHEGEVRAEDRDELRDELRGDDPGAEGPAEGAGEEGRGGARRGTSGRAGHTGHTGHTGHAGHAGHAGHPAGGAR; encoded by the coding sequence CTGGATCTGCGAGACAGATGCGCAGGAGCCCGACGGGAGTTCCGGACCTGGAGGGGGCAGCGCCCCTTCTGGGCGGGACTGTTCACCTTCGCGGCCGGAGTGCCCGTCCTCTGCTTCCCCTACGTGAACCTCGGCCTGGGAGGCGTCCCGCTGGCGCTGACCACGTCGGCCGGCGCGGGATCCCTGATCATCGGGGTCCTGCTCCCGGTCCTCGGCGTCACCCTCTGGTTCCACCGGGAGGTGCGCGTCTTCGCCGGGGTCGCGGCCATCCTGCTCGCGCTCGTCTCCTTCCCCGTCGCCAACCTCGGGGGTCTCCTGCTGGGGCTGTTCTCCGGACTCGTCGGCGGCTCCCTGGCCTGTGCCTGGGAGCCGCCTGACCGCCGCTGCTCTTGTCAGGGCCCCCGCTGCCTGGTTGGGTACCGCGGACACGAGGGCGAGGTCCGGGCCGAGGACCGGGACGAGCTCCGGGACGAGCTCCGGGGTGACGACCCCGGGGCCGAGGGCCCGGCCGAGGGCGCGGGCGAGGAAGGGCGAGGAGGCGCGAGGCGTGGCACCAGCGGCCGGGCGGGACACACAGGGCACACAGGGCACACGGGACACGCCGGGCACGCCGGGCACGCGGGGCACCCTGCCGGAGGGGCTCGCTGA